A genomic window from Terrisporobacter glycolicus ATCC 14880 = DSM 1288 includes:
- a CDS encoding GNAT family N-acetyltransferase: protein MGKVKFIKPQEQYIHSYWETFDTVAKERKYLAMNEAFSFESTVEFIKGAIVKDFPHLFIIDLENDKCVGWCDVSLKTETIGYLGMGILPEYRGKGIGSNALKQVIDLSKSYGYKKIELDVLKSNSRAIHVYKSLGFAETNTVAGGFVWQDNLVKEDVLQMELNLTY from the coding sequence ATGGGAAAAGTAAAATTTATAAAGCCACAAGAACAATACATTCACTCATACTGGGAGACATTTGATACAGTAGCAAAAGAAAGGAAATATTTAGCCATGAATGAAGCATTTTCTTTTGAAAGTACAGTGGAATTTATAAAAGGTGCCATAGTTAAAGACTTTCCACATTTGTTCATAATTGATTTAGAAAATGACAAATGTGTTGGTTGGTGTGATGTTTCACTTAAAACAGAAACAATCGGTTATTTAGGTATGGGTATTCTACCTGAATATAGAGGAAAAGGCATTGGAAGCAATGCTTTAAAACAAGTTATTGATTTATCAAAATCATACGGATATAAAAAGATTGAGCTTGATGTGCTGAAAAGTAATAGTAGGGCTATTCATGTTTACAAGTCTTTAGGATTTGCAGAAACAAATACAGTTGCAGGTGGATTTGTGTGGCAGGATAACCTTGTAAAAGAAGATGTGCTTCAAATGGAGCTAAATCTTACATATTAG
- a CDS encoding GNAT family N-acetyltransferase: MEIKKLKQDDISGALDLVLNVFMEYEAPDYSQKGIETFKECINDVKWVDSLQWYGAYKEKLLIGIIATRNEGNHIALFFVKGEYHRQGIGRKLIEIVIENSTSDSITVNSSPYAIEIYKHFGFSVMQEEQITDGIRYTPMLLKNIFSK; this comes from the coding sequence ATGGAGATAAAAAAGTTAAAACAAGATGATATTTCAGGAGCTTTGGACTTAGTATTAAATGTATTTATGGAATATGAAGCACCAGATTATTCTCAAAAAGGAATTGAAACATTTAAAGAATGTATTAATGACGTTAAATGGGTTGATTCATTGCAATGGTATGGTGCATATAAAGAAAAATTACTAATAGGTATTATTGCAACTAGAAATGAAGGTAATCATATTGCATTATTTTTTGTAAAAGGTGAATATCATAGACAAGGTATTGGACGAAAATTAATTGAAATAGTTATAGAAAATAGTACAAGTGATTCTATTACTGTTAATTCATCTCCTTATGCTATAGAAATTTATAAACACTTCGGGTTCTCAGTAATGCAAGAAGAACAAATAACAGATGGAATAAGATATACTCCTATGTTATTAAAAAATATATTTAGTAAGTAA
- a CDS encoding small, acid-soluble spore protein, alpha/beta type, producing the protein MDLNAKIAFNNLKMEIANELGYNYNNITDKVESNAPQDTIMGHAKNVLAGEQVGGQMSKKLVELGEKALLDKYNSQN; encoded by the coding sequence ATGGATCTTAATGCTAAAATAGCCTTTAATAATCTTAAAATGGAAATAGCTAACGAACTGGGATACAACTATAACAACATTACAGATAAAGTAGAAAGTAATGCACCACAAGACACTATAATGGGTCACGCTAAAAATGTGCTAGCTGGAGAACAAGTTGGCGGTCAAATGAGTAAAAAATTAGTAGAACTTGGGGAAAAAGCTTTATTGGATAAATATAATTCACAAAACTAA
- a CDS encoding VanZ family protein, producing the protein MRISSIIHMASEYFLLGIGSVSIGISVFLIIYFLIYKKIMKGTKKLNTSKVLLWSIFLIYTVMVLGATFVHRIPGMYENINLHIFSSYIKVWNRFSLLELRNLILNILMFVPFGIMLPLLFKKCEKFYITYFLGLCMTIFIEVLQLISKRGIFEIDDIINNTLGCMIGYGIVMIFLLFSKINKGSLKSKVLTLACYQIPVIITIISFSTIFINRGYSNINRLF; encoded by the coding sequence TTGAGAATCTCATCAATTATTCACATGGCCAGTGAATATTTTTTACTAGGCATAGGAAGTGTGTCCATTGGAATTAGTGTATTCTTAATAATATACTTTTTAATATATAAAAAGATTATGAAAGGCACTAAAAAATTAAATACCAGTAAAGTTTTATTATGGAGTATATTTTTAATTTATACTGTTATGGTACTAGGAGCTACATTTGTTCATAGAATACCTGGAATGTATGAAAATATAAATTTACATATATTTAGTTCTTATATAAAAGTGTGGAATAGATTTTCTTTACTAGAACTTAGGAACTTAATTCTTAATATATTGATGTTTGTTCCCTTTGGGATTATGCTACCATTGCTTTTCAAAAAATGTGAAAAGTTTTATATTACTTATTTTTTAGGATTATGTATGACGATTTTTATTGAAGTGCTTCAATTAATAAGTAAGAGAGGTATATTTGAGATTGATGATATTATAAATAATACTTTAGGCTGCATGATCGGATATGGAATAGTAATGATTTTTTTATTATTTTCAAAAATAAATAAGGGGAGTTTAAAAAGTAAAGTATTAACTTTAGCATGTTATCAAATACCTGTTATTATTACTATTATATCTTTTAGTACTATATTTATAAACAGGGGATATTCGAATATAAATAGATTATTTTAA
- a CDS encoding NUDIX hydrolase: protein MIKVNYHKWDEVNDKDLFYAIIVSRFKNKWVLSKHKERSTWEIPGGHREKGETIDFAASRELQEETGAREFKLMPICPYSVTIENVTTFGGLFFAEIYELGELPDLEIGEINFFDLLPDNLTYVEIQPHLFDKVVKYIGD, encoded by the coding sequence ATGATTAAAGTCAATTATCATAAATGGGATGAAGTAAATGACAAGGATTTATTTTATGCAATAATAGTTTCAAGATTTAAGAATAAATGGGTTTTGTCAAAACATAAAGAAAGATCAACTTGGGAAATTCCAGGCGGTCATAGAGAAAAAGGAGAAACAATAGATTTTGCTGCTTCAAGAGAACTGCAAGAAGAAACAGGAGCAAGAGAATTTAAACTTATGCCTATTTGCCCTTATTCAGTTACAATAGAAAATGTAACAACATTCGGTGGGTTATTTTTTGCAGAAATATATGAGCTTGGAGAGTTGCCTGATCTTGAAATTGGAGAGATCAACTTTTTTGATTTACTGCCAGATAATTTAACTTATGTAGAAATTCAACCACATTTGTTTGACAAAGTAGTTAAATATATAGGTGATTAA
- a CDS encoding DUF2695 domain-containing protein, translated as MDKSRKKELLKKFKNEERCEFQNSLHFSKEIFEQLFDYIDEILETYGCDDTLKYTKEFLQMNNLPFQESIEWLQENGAYCDCEVLANIEDKILDI; from the coding sequence ATGGATAAATCAAGGAAGAAAGAATTACTAAAAAAATTCAAAAATGAAGAGAGATGTGAATTTCAAAACTCACTTCATTTTAGTAAAGAAATATTTGAACAGTTATTTGATTATATAGATGAAATTTTGGAGACTTACGGATGTGATGATACTTTAAAATATACTAAAGAATTTTTACAAATGAACAACTTACCTTTTCAAGAGTCAATAGAGTGGTTACAAGAAAATGGTGCATATTGTGACTGTGAAGTTTTAGCCAATATTGAAGATAAAATATTAGATATATAG
- a CDS encoding bleomycin resistance protein produces MKFNALIPELSVSDIQSTKQFYISILGFKLEYERTDDKFMFLSYGENQFVFEEIHSQGWNVDILEYPLGRGINFSIACNDVDMLYHNIKSNNIEIYRELKETVYMCGGKKEVQKEFLIQDPDGYLLRFTE; encoded by the coding sequence ATGAAATTTAATGCCTTAATACCTGAATTATCTGTAAGTGATATTCAATCTACAAAGCAATTTTATATATCTATTTTAGGTTTTAAATTAGAATATGAAAGAACAGATGACAAGTTTATGTTTTTATCATATGGAGAAAATCAATTTGTGTTTGAGGAAATTCATTCACAAGGATGGAATGTTGACATTTTAGAATATCCTTTAGGCAGAGGAATAAACTTTTCTATTGCCTGCAATGATGTTGACATGCTATATCATAATATAAAAAGCAATAATATAGAAATTTATAGGGAATTGAAAGAAACAGTATATATGTGTGGTGGAAAAAAAGAAGTCCAAAAGGAGTTTCTTATTCAAGACCCAGATGGATACTTATTAAGATTCACAGAATAA
- a CDS encoding MATE family efflux transporter, with amino-acid sequence MTNENIFEKKSIQQLIALYSLPTICSLVLESLTSMIDTAFAGHLGSMSSTALSAMGILNPILLLLIAAQLIFGVSTSIVISKGLGENNKEKVNNTFKVGFYSSVISSTVISIIIFLLQDQLLNILGASGQVKVLAKEFLNIAIIFNVFSSVGYMLVNNIRAFGYPKIEVIVGILSTVINIVFNIILTLVFNMGIVGIALSTLISEIFYFGLSIIFLMKKKLWIKRSHLDYLEFKNILVSLVKIGFVQFLMQSLNSISGLIINKVLIKYGNVSYIGAWSICSNINMVILLPLIGLTQGAQSVIAYFHGKNDKNKERDVKHKIIKYSLIYSISTTILIYLFAGDVSKLFTNDISLLGLATPIIRIVLVGFPLLGILYALITFMQVSGDEVSASKIELIRQVVLLIPLTIIIPLIFSKYNIMNISPQLSVFLAIPISTFILIIMYSKKIKNILLN; translated from the coding sequence ATGACTAATGAAAATATATTTGAAAAAAAATCTATACAACAATTGATAGCTCTCTACTCATTGCCAACTATATGCTCTTTAGTTCTTGAATCATTAACATCAATGATAGATACTGCATTTGCAGGGCATTTAGGAAGCATGAGTAGTACTGCATTATCAGCTATGGGTATTCTTAATCCAATACTTTTATTGTTAATTGCAGCTCAATTAATATTTGGAGTTTCAACAAGTATAGTTATCTCAAAAGGGCTAGGAGAAAATAATAAAGAAAAAGTAAATAATACTTTTAAAGTAGGTTTTTATTCCAGCGTTATATCTAGCACCGTTATATCTATAATTATATTCTTACTACAAGACCAGCTATTAAATATTCTTGGAGCAAGTGGGCAAGTTAAAGTTTTGGCTAAAGAGTTTTTAAACATAGCCATAATATTTAATGTATTTAGCTCAGTTGGATATATGTTAGTTAATAATATAAGAGCATTTGGATATCCAAAAATTGAAGTTATAGTTGGAATTTTATCTACTGTTATAAATATTGTTTTTAATATAATACTAACATTAGTATTTAATATGGGAATTGTGGGAATTGCACTATCCACATTAATAAGTGAAATATTTTACTTTGGATTGTCCATAATATTTTTAATGAAGAAAAAATTATGGATAAAAAGAAGTCATCTGGATTATTTAGAGTTTAAAAACATACTAGTTAGTCTAGTGAAAATAGGATTTGTTCAGTTCTTAATGCAGTCATTAAATAGTATAAGTGGATTAATAATAAACAAAGTTTTAATAAAATATGGTAATGTTTCATACATAGGAGCCTGGTCCATTTGTAGCAATATAAATATGGTTATTCTTTTACCATTGATAGGATTAACACAAGGAGCTCAATCTGTAATTGCCTACTTCCATGGCAAAAATGATAAGAATAAAGAGAGAGATGTAAAACATAAGATTATAAAATATAGCTTAATATATTCTATAAGTACAACTATACTAATATATTTATTTGCAGGTGATGTATCTAAGTTGTTTACTAATGATATAAGCTTATTAGGATTAGCAACACCTATAATTAGAATAGTGCTGGTAGGTTTTCCATTATTGGGAATCTTATATGCTTTAATTACATTTATGCAGGTTTCAGGAGATGAAGTAAGTGCAAGCAAGATAGAGTTAATAAGACAGGTTGTATTACTTATACCACTGACTATAATTATTCCTTTAATATTCTCAAAATATAATATTATGAATATTTCGCCCCAGTTATCCGTATTTTTAGCAATACCAATCTCAACGTTTATACTAATAATTATGTATTCAAAGAAAATTAAAAACATATTATTAAATTAA
- a CDS encoding ABC-F family ATP-binding cassette domain-containing protein, producing MSILSVNNLTQGFGDKILFNDVSFKLLRGEHIGLVGANGEGKTSFMKLITNELLPDSGTIEWNSKISVGYMDQNVNINDYESVEEFLKNAFKDLYLIETKITKLYEKMEFEREDELQKIMDKASNLQGVLEESDFYSIDSKVDAIANGIGIKEFLLRNPENLSGGQRSKVLLAKLLLEKPDILLLDEPTNHLDEENIDWLESYLKSYENAFILISHDTEFMNEVVNIIYNLENKKLTRYVGNYEKFLEQHELQKEQLQRDYNKQQNEINKLEDYIRKNKTRAATAAQAKSREKKLKKMNKIEINKIKPKPHFNFKYSKSPWQVLFKTKNLVVGYDKPLTKPLNLQMERDDKIAITGANGIGKTTLLKSLMGIINPIGGKVILDDHIDIGYYEQEVFASDNIVLDEVWNEFPHMNRTDVRKILARCGLTDDHINSEVSVLSGGEQAKVRLCQVINKASNILFLDEPTNHLDVQAKEELKRALISYEGSIILVSHDKEFYKDIVNKVWDCEKWRV from the coding sequence ATGAGTATTTTAAGTGTAAATAACTTGACTCAAGGATTTGGGGACAAAATATTGTTTAATGATGTATCTTTCAAATTATTGAGAGGAGAACATATAGGTCTTGTAGGGGCAAATGGAGAAGGAAAGACAAGTTTTATGAAACTTATTACAAATGAACTTTTACCAGACAGTGGAACTATAGAGTGGAATAGTAAAATAAGTGTAGGATATATGGACCAAAATGTTAATATAAATGACTATGAAAGTGTGGAGGAATTTTTAAAAAATGCTTTTAAAGATTTGTATTTAATAGAAACTAAAATAACAAAGTTATACGAAAAAATGGAATTCGAAAGAGAAGATGAACTACAGAAAATAATGGATAAAGCATCAAATTTACAAGGTGTACTAGAAGAAAGTGACTTTTATAGCATAGACTCTAAGGTAGATGCAATTGCTAATGGTATAGGAATAAAAGAATTTTTATTAAGAAATCCTGAAAACTTGAGTGGTGGCCAAAGAAGTAAAGTGCTACTAGCCAAGTTATTACTAGAAAAGCCGGATATTTTATTACTGGATGAACCCACAAATCATTTAGATGAAGAAAATATTGATTGGTTAGAATCTTATTTGAAAAGCTATGAAAATGCATTTATTCTTATTTCACATGATACTGAATTTATGAATGAGGTAGTAAATATAATTTATAATTTGGAAAATAAGAAATTAACTAGATATGTGGGTAATTATGAAAAATTTTTAGAGCAGCATGAATTACAAAAAGAGCAATTACAAAGAGATTATAATAAGCAACAAAATGAAATTAATAAATTGGAAGATTATATTAGAAAAAATAAAACAAGAGCAGCAACAGCAGCCCAAGCAAAATCAAGGGAAAAGAAACTTAAAAAAATGAATAAGATTGAAATTAATAAAATTAAACCTAAGCCACATTTCAATTTCAAATACTCTAAATCACCATGGCAAGTTCTTTTCAAAACGAAAAATCTTGTTGTTGGCTATGATAAACCTCTTACGAAACCTTTAAATTTACAAATGGAAAGAGATGATAAAATAGCAATTACAGGTGCAAATGGAATAGGAAAAACCACGCTACTAAAAAGTTTAATGGGAATTATAAATCCCATAGGTGGCAAAGTAATCTTAGATGATCACATAGATATTGGTTATTATGAACAAGAAGTATTTGCAAGTGATAATATTGTACTAGATGAAGTTTGGAATGAATTTCCTCATATGAATAGAACAGATGTGAGAAAGATCCTTGCAAGATGTGGTTTAACAGATGATCATATTAACAGTGAAGTTTCTGTTCTAAGTGGTGGAGAACAGGCAAAAGTTAGACTGTGCCAAGTTATAAATAAAGCAAGTAATATACTTTTCTTAGATGAACCGACTAACCATTTAGATGTTCAAGCAAAGGAAGAGTTAAAAAGGGCCCTTATTTCATATGAAGGGAGCATAATCTTAGTAAGTCATGACAAGGAATTTTACAAAGATATTGTTAATAAAGTTTGGGACTGTGAGAAGTGGAGAGTATAA
- a CDS encoding GNAT family N-acetyltransferase: MIRKRELKMKPVGLEHLEQYNQLLRYVFQVTDQDLQEIGWEEKEIIRAKSPTLKKADVSGWFDGEKLISQVAVYPMEVRIFNRTYDMGGLTGVGTYPEYANQGLMHKLLYQALKNMKERKQTISYLYPYSIPYYRRKGWEIISDRIAYEINDYQLPKIKQVSGDVERVDADSEEVKKAYERFALQTHGALLRDDLAWNEYWLWDSDDLMAAIYYNAKNEPDGYIFYWIKEEIFHIKDMIFINEEARTGLWNFISAHFSMITKVKGYTYTDEPLAFLLEDADIKETISPYFMARIVDLEGFIEQYPFKPDTIKREWIFKMDDPLLSWNQGNFILTIDADGKGKVTRTSKQTDDKIDIQTMVTMLLGYKRPDYLYKIGRISCSHETVDMLEDSIEQQTPYFSDYF; this comes from the coding sequence ATGATAAGAAAGAGAGAATTAAAGATGAAGCCAGTAGGCTTAGAGCATCTTGAGCAATACAATCAGTTATTAAGATATGTTTTCCAAGTAACTGATCAAGACTTGCAAGAAATTGGATGGGAAGAAAAAGAAATTATTCGGGCCAAATCCCCAACATTGAAGAAAGCCGATGTTTCTGGCTGGTTTGATGGAGAAAAGTTAATATCTCAAGTGGCTGTTTATCCTATGGAAGTTCGTATATTTAATAGAACTTATGATATGGGAGGACTTACTGGTGTGGGTACTTATCCAGAGTATGCTAATCAGGGGCTTATGCACAAACTATTGTATCAGGCATTAAAAAATATGAAGGAAAGAAAACAAACCATATCTTATTTATATCCTTACTCTATACCATATTATCGTAGAAAAGGATGGGAGATTATATCTGATAGAATTGCCTATGAAATTAATGATTATCAACTTCCTAAAATCAAACAAGTATCTGGAGATGTGGAGAGAGTTGATGCAGATAGTGAAGAAGTTAAAAAAGCTTATGAACGATTTGCACTTCAAACACACGGAGCATTGCTTAGAGATGATTTAGCTTGGAATGAATATTGGCTTTGGGATTCAGATGACTTGATGGCAGCCATATATTACAATGCAAAAAATGAACCAGATGGATATATATTCTATTGGATAAAAGAAGAAATATTCCATATAAAAGATATGATATTTATTAATGAAGAAGCTCGTACTGGACTTTGGAATTTTATAAGTGCACATTTCTCAATGATAACTAAAGTTAAAGGATATACTTACACAGATGAACCATTGGCATTTTTACTTGAAGATGCAGACATAAAAGAAACTATATCGCCATACTTTATGGCTCGTATTGTGGATTTAGAAGGATTTATCGAACAATACCCATTTAAACCAGACACAATAAAAAGAGAATGGATATTTAAAATGGATGATCCTCTTCTTTCATGGAACCAAGGAAATTTCATACTTACCATAGATGCTGATGGAAAGGGAAAAGTCACACGTACTTCAAAACAAACAGATGATAAAATAGATATTCAGACAATGGTAACAATGTTGCTTGGATATAAGCGTCCAGACTATTTATATAAAATAGGACGTATTTCTTGTAGTCATGAAACAGTAGATATGTTGGAGGATTCCATAGAGCAACAAACTCCATACTTTTCAGACTACTTCTAA
- a CDS encoding CD3324 family protein yields MEGGYIYIPKKNKKSWGENTNTKNELKKRNEEILIKYSGGISVKDLANEYYLTQSSIRRIIRSLKK; encoded by the coding sequence ATTGAAGGTGGTTATATATATATTCCTAAGAAAAACAAAAAATCTTGGGGAGAAAATACAAACACAAAAAATGAATTGAAAAAACGTAATGAAGAAATATTAATCAAATACTCTGGTGGTATATCTGTAAAAGATTTGGCTAATGAGTATTATCTTACACAATCAAGTATAAGAAGAATAATAAGATCACTAAAGAAGTAG
- the lepB gene encoding signal peptidase I — translation MNKKVKDEIIDWIRTICISGAIAICINIVAQPTMVSGQSMYPTLKNNDYLFINRLAYKSHMPQRGDVIVFKADLSGNNSSPKKNLVKRVIALPGEHLIIKDNNVYINGKHLEEDYLVDVYTDGDIDIIVPDNHIFAMGDNRENSDDSRQSYIGAISLNDVVGEVFIRIFPFDKIGQVK, via the coding sequence TTGAATAAAAAGGTTAAGGATGAAATTATCGATTGGATTAGAACTATATGTATATCAGGAGCAATAGCTATATGTATAAATATAGTAGCTCAGCCAACAATGGTAAGTGGTCAATCTATGTACCCCACATTAAAAAATAACGATTATTTATTTATAAATAGATTGGCGTATAAAAGTCATATGCCACAACGTGGTGATGTTATTGTTTTTAAAGCAGATTTAAGTGGCAATAACTCTAGCCCAAAAAAGAATTTAGTAAAAAGGGTTATTGCATTACCAGGGGAACATTTGATTATAAAAGATAACAATGTTTATATAAATGGTAAACACTTAGAAGAAGATTACTTAGTAGATGTATACACAGATGGAGATATAGATATTATTGTACCAGATAACCATATTTTTGCCATGGGAGATAATAGAGAAAACAGTGATGATAGTAGACAATCATATATAGGAGCTATTTCATTAAATGATGTTGTAGGAGAAGTTTTTATTAGAATATTTCCGTTTGATAAAATAGGTCAAGTAAAGTAG
- a CDS encoding sugar O-acetyltransferase: MTEREKMLAGKLYDCGDSELLDQWHKAKNLIRDYNQLDSEKLEEKNRILTDLLGERGDNLWITSPFFVDYGNNIYFGNNCEVNMNCTFLDDNKIIIGDNALIAPNVQIYTAFHPVNAKDRFGEIREDSSFEFCKTQTAPVTIGNNVWIGGGAIIMPGVTIGDNVVIGAGSIVTKDIPSNKIAYGNPCQVIRDNI, translated from the coding sequence ATGACTGAAAGAGAAAAAATGTTAGCAGGAAAACTTTATGATTGTGGAGACAGCGAATTGTTAGATCAGTGGCATAAAGCAAAAAATTTAATTCGAGATTATAATCAACTAGATTCAGAAAAATTAGAGGAAAAGAACCGCATTTTAACTGACTTATTGGGTGAACGTGGTGATAATCTTTGGATCACCTCACCGTTTTTTGTGGATTATGGAAATAATATTTATTTTGGAAATAACTGTGAAGTAAATATGAATTGTACTTTTTTAGATGACAATAAAATTATCATAGGAGATAACGCTCTCATTGCACCTAATGTCCAAATATATACGGCCTTTCATCCAGTAAATGCAAAAGATAGATTTGGAGAAATAAGGGAAGATAGTTCTTTTGAGTTTTGTAAAACTCAAACAGCACCTGTTACAATAGGAAATAATGTTTGGATTGGTGGTGGGGCAATTATTATGCCGGGTGTGACTATTGGCGATAATGTGGTAATTGGTGCAGGGAGTATAGTAACAAAAGATATACCATCAAATAAAATAGCCTATGGGAATCCATGTCAGGTTATTAGAGATAATATATAG
- a CDS encoding 1-deoxy-D-xylulose-5-phosphate synthase yields MTLNILNKINEPKDLKSLSRDDLNLLSCEIRDVLIKKVSTTGGHFGPNLGMVEATIALHYVFNSPVDKFVYDVSHQSYTHKILTGRKEAFINHEKFKTVTGYSEPKESDHDFFTIGHTSTSISLACGLAKGRDALGGKENIVAIIGDGSLSGGEAYEGLNNAAASNKNIIILVNDNNMSIAENHGGLYENLAILRESEGKAENNFFKSLGFEYHFVKDGNNIESLIETFEKVKDTGHPVVIHMKTLKGKGYKDAEVNKESFHWVMPFDLENKKEELTDEYVKTYGDITEDFLIEKAKKDKSIVAITAATPGIVGVNRFRSELQDQYVDVGIAEEHAIALASGMAKRGAKPVAGFISSFIQRTYDQLSQDLAINNNPATIMVYWGGISAGDVTHLGLFDIPLISNIPNIVYLAPTTKEEHLAMVDWAIEQDKHPVAIRVPNMEVVSTGIEVKPNFNQLNKYVKIEEGSEVAIIGLGSFFHLGKKVKNKLKSLGINATLINPRFITGVDEDLLNELQENHKLVITLEDGILDGGFGEKISRFYGDKNMRVLNFGATKEFTDSVPLRELYERYHLSEDLIISDIKRALEN; encoded by the coding sequence ATGACATTAAATATTTTAAATAAAATTAATGAGCCAAAAGATTTAAAATCTTTATCCAGAGATGATTTAAACTTATTATCATGTGAAATAAGAGATGTATTAATTAAAAAAGTAAGTACAACAGGAGGTCACTTTGGACCAAACTTAGGTATGGTGGAAGCAACAATAGCTCTTCACTATGTGTTTAATTCACCAGTTGATAAATTTGTATACGATGTTTCTCATCAATCATACACACATAAAATTTTAACAGGTAGAAAAGAAGCATTTATAAACCATGAAAAATTTAAAACAGTTACAGGATATAGTGAACCAAAGGAAAGCGACCATGACTTCTTTACCATAGGTCACACATCTACTTCAATAAGTTTGGCTTGTGGTTTGGCAAAAGGTCGTGATGCATTAGGAGGAAAAGAAAATATAGTAGCAATAATAGGAGATGGTTCTCTAAGTGGTGGAGAAGCTTACGAAGGATTAAACAATGCAGCAGCATCTAATAAAAATATAATAATATTAGTAAATGATAACAATATGTCCATTGCAGAAAACCACGGTGGACTTTATGAGAACTTGGCTATACTTCGTGAAAGTGAAGGAAAAGCAGAAAATAATTTCTTTAAATCTCTAGGATTTGAATATCACTTTGTGAAAGACGGAAACAATATAGAATCCTTAATAGAAACTTTTGAAAAAGTTAAAGACACAGGCCATCCAGTGGTTATTCATATGAAGACATTAAAAGGCAAGGGCTACAAAGATGCAGAAGTAAACAAAGAATCATTCCACTGGGTAATGCCTTTTGACTTGGAAAATAAAAAGGAAGAATTAACAGATGAATATGTTAAAACTTATGGAGATATTACAGAAGATTTTTTAATAGAAAAAGCTAAAAAGGACAAGTCTATAGTAGCAATTACAGCAGCAACTCCAGGAATAGTTGGAGTAAATAGATTTAGAAGTGAATTACAAGATCAATATGTAGATGTTGGTATAGCAGAAGAACATGCCATAGCACTTGCATCAGGTATGGCAAAAAGAGGTGCAAAACCAGTGGCAGGATTTATAAGTTCATTTATACAAAGAACATATGACCAACTATCTCAAGACCTTGCCATAAACAATAACCCAGCAACTATTATGGTTTACTGGGGAGGAATAAGTGCTGGAGACGTAACTCACTTAGGATTATTTGATATACCATTAATATCTAATATTCCAAACATAGTATACTTGGCTCCAACTACAAAAGAGGAGCATCTTGCCATGGTTGATTGGGCAATAGAACAAGACAAGCACCCAGTTGCAATACGTGTTCCAAATATGGAAGTAGTATCAACTGGTATAGAAGTTAAACCTAATTTTAATCAATTAAATAAATATGTTAAAATTGAAGAAGGAAGTGAAGTAGCTATAATAGGTCTTGGATCATTTTTCCACTTAGGTAAAAAAGTTAAGAATAAATTAAAATCATTGGGTATAAACGCCACATTAATAAACCCAAGATTTATTACTGGTGTGGATGAAGATTTATTAAATGAACTGCAAGAAAATCATAAATTAGTGATAACTTTAGAAGATGGAATACTAGATGGTGGATTTGGTGAAAAAATATCTAGATTCTACGGAGATAAAAATATGAGGGTATTAAACTTTGGTGCAACTAAGGAATTTACTGATAGTGTGCCATTGAGAGAATTATATGAACGTTATCATTTAAGTGAAGATCTAATAATATCAGATATAAAAAGAGCATTAGAAAATTAA